A window from Thermodesulfobacteriota bacterium encodes these proteins:
- a CDS encoding LptF/LptG family permease translates to MKLSRQYLLAEMTGPFLIGLSSFTLVVLLQRFSRLAELVVARGVPARLVGRLLLAL, encoded by the coding sequence ATGAAACTGTCGCGCCAATATCTCCTGGCGGAGATGACGGGGCCGTTCCTGATCGGCCTTTCGAGCTTCACGCTCGTGGTCCTGCTCCAGCGCTTCTCCCGCCTCGCGGAGCTCGTGGTCGCGCGCGGCGTGCCCGCGCGGCTGGTCGGCCGCCTCCTCCTCGCGCTG